TGGCGATCAGGATGAGGGCCAGCGAGCGCCCTGGCTTGCTCGGGGCGCTCGCGCTTCGGCCCCTCTTAGGTGCTGCCACCTTCTCGTACTCCCTCTCGGGCCGCCCCGCGCCCGGTCGGCGCGGTCGGCCATGACATGGTGTCGGACTCCCGTGCGGGAAACAGACGCGCCCGGGACACGCCGGGCGCCCGTCATGGCGCCGCCGCGTATCCCGGGGGGTGACTACTTCGCGTCGGAGTCGCCGTCGGTCTTCTTCGGCTGGTCGTCCGCACCGGCCTCGGCGGCGTCCTTCTTACCGAGGTCGATCTTGTCGTCCGAGGCGGCGGCAGCGTCGGCGGATCCGTCGGTCTCGTCGGTCTCGGTGAGGGAGGAGGCGTCGTCCGGGACGATGCCGGTGTCGGACTTCAGGTCGTGCTCGATGCCGTGGACGATGCGGTTGTACTCGTCGTCGGAGAGGACGGCGCCGATGGCGTTCTTGGCGAAGAGGAGGTCGACGCCCGGCCCGGCGTCGAGGAGGACCGTGTCCTCGTTGACCTCCTTGACCGTCGCGTACATACCCCCGATCGTGCGGACTCCGGATCCGGGCTGCATCTGGTTCCGCATGTCGGCGGCCTGCTGCTGCTTCTTCTTGGCCGAACGCGTCATCAGGAACATGGCCGCGATGAGCACGATGAACGGGAGAAGGGTATAGGCATTCACGGGACGGAGTTTCCTTCGCGCGACCGCGCGGGTGAGCGGCCTGTTGGATGGGGGTGTGGTCGGCGCCGCCCGCAAGGGCGGCATCGGCGGAGTCTAAGCGAGTCCGCTCTCATGGAACAACGCTCAGCATGGCACCTGGGTTCCGGCCGGGCCATCGCC
This sequence is a window from Streptomyces rubradiris. Protein-coding genes within it:
- the yajC gene encoding preprotein translocase subunit YajC; the protein is MNAYTLLPFIVLIAAMFLMTRSAKKKQQQAADMRNQMQPGSGVRTIGGMYATVKEVNEDTVLLDAGPGVDLLFAKNAIGAVLSDDEYNRIVHGIEHDLKSDTGIVPDDASSLTETDETDGSADAAAASDDKIDLGKKDAAEAGADDQPKKTDGDSDAK